The proteins below come from a single Saccharopolyspora sp. SCSIO 74807 genomic window:
- a CDS encoding zinc ribbon domain-containing protein: protein MARKAADAAIGATKTALVEQARKHDRVLRLVDPKHTTMDCGQCGARAKHRLPLSERTYTCTACGAWSPRDKNSARVMLVRFQPG, encoded by the coding sequence ATGGCCCGTAAGGCCGCTGACGCTGCGATCGGCGCTACCAAGACTGCGCTGGTCGAGCAGGCCCGCAAGCACGACCGCGTGCTGCGGCTGGTCGACCCGAAGCACACCACGATGGACTGCGGACAGTGCGGCGCGAGAGCCAAGCACCGCCTGCCGCTGTCGGAACGTACCTACACCTGCACTGCGTGCGGAGCCTGGTCCCCGAGGGACAAGAACTCCGCACGCGTGATGCTAGTTCGGTTTCAACCCGGCTGA
- the tnpA gene encoding IS200/IS605 family transposase — translation MVAPIAASAALRAIVVFARNLGRKDTHLRRMEEVMRAVCEDFETELAEFNGESNHVHLLVHFPPKVAVSKLVNSLKGVSSRMLRKEFEDLRFSYWKGVRLWSGSYFAGSVGGAPLSVVRQYIEQQQRPPV, via the coding sequence TTGGTAGCGCCGATCGCAGCGTCAGCGGCCTTACGGGCCATCGTGGTCTTCGCGAGAAACCTTGGTCGGAAGGACACGCACCTGCGGCGGATGGAAGAGGTCATGCGGGCGGTGTGTGAGGACTTTGAAACCGAATTGGCCGAGTTCAACGGCGAGTCGAACCACGTGCACCTGCTCGTACACTTCCCACCCAAGGTCGCCGTGTCCAAGCTGGTCAACAGCCTGAAGGGTGTGTCCTCGCGGATGCTGCGGAAGGAGTTCGAGGACCTGCGGTTCTCGTACTGGAAGGGCGTCCGACTGTGGTCCGGCAGCTACTTCGCCGGTTCCGTGGGTGGCGCGCCGCTATCGGTAGTGCGGCAGTACATCGAGCAACAACAGCGTCCGCCTGTGTAG
- a CDS encoding dihydrolipoamide acetyltransferase family protein has translation MNSTAQEFHLPDVGEGLTEAEIVTWHVAEGDPVAVNQAVVDIETAKSVVALPAPHGGEVLEVLAAEGETVQVGTPILRIGSPAGPEQPAGDASSSKADAAESAEDEPKLLVGYGNTGANSRRSRRQRRDSQPQQQESATARHRPLAKPPVRKLAKELGVDLGEIRPSGQHGIVARQDVLAHAEKNEAPIETGRTETRGTGAGRTETRVPIKGVRKRTAEAVVASAFTAPHVTEFSTIDVTRTMQLREQIQQRREFRDVKLTPLAFAARAYLAAIARTPIANARWDEDAQEIVLREQVDLGIAAATPRGLVVPNVEAAQRLSLRELASSINELAETARAGATTPGQLAGGTTTITNIGVFGVDSGTPILNPGQTAILAVGAVRRMPWVVHDEQGERIEPRSVLQLALSFDHRVMDGQQGSELLADTAAVLADPGMALL, from the coding sequence GTGAACAGCACCGCCCAGGAGTTCCACCTTCCCGATGTCGGCGAGGGCCTGACCGAAGCCGAGATCGTGACGTGGCACGTCGCCGAAGGCGACCCCGTCGCGGTCAACCAGGCCGTCGTCGACATCGAGACCGCGAAGTCCGTGGTGGCACTGCCCGCACCGCACGGCGGTGAAGTGCTCGAAGTGCTCGCCGCCGAAGGGGAAACGGTCCAGGTCGGCACACCGATCCTGCGCATCGGCTCGCCCGCCGGACCGGAGCAGCCTGCCGGCGATGCCTCGTCGTCCAAAGCGGACGCTGCAGAGTCCGCTGAGGACGAACCGAAGCTTCTCGTCGGATACGGCAACACCGGTGCGAATTCTCGGCGGAGTCGCCGGCAGCGTCGGGATTCGCAACCGCAGCAACAAGAATCGGCCACGGCCCGGCACCGCCCCCTGGCCAAGCCGCCCGTGCGCAAGCTCGCCAAGGAACTCGGTGTCGACCTCGGGGAAATCCGGCCGAGCGGGCAGCACGGCATCGTGGCGCGCCAAGACGTGCTCGCACACGCCGAGAAGAACGAGGCCCCGATCGAGACCGGGCGAACCGAGACCCGGGGAACCGGGGCCGGGCGAACCGAGACCCGGGTGCCGATCAAGGGCGTGCGCAAGCGCACCGCGGAGGCGGTGGTCGCGTCGGCTTTCACCGCACCGCACGTCACCGAGTTCAGCACGATCGACGTCACCCGCACGATGCAGCTGCGCGAGCAGATCCAGCAGCGGCGCGAGTTCCGCGACGTCAAACTCACCCCGCTCGCGTTCGCGGCGCGCGCCTACCTGGCCGCGATCGCCCGGACTCCGATCGCCAACGCCCGGTGGGACGAGGACGCCCAGGAGATCGTGCTGCGCGAACAGGTCGACCTCGGCATCGCCGCCGCAACGCCGCGCGGGCTGGTCGTGCCCAACGTCGAAGCGGCGCAACGGCTCTCCCTCCGGGAATTGGCCTCCTCGATCAACGAGCTCGCCGAAACCGCCCGCGCGGGCGCGACCACTCCCGGGCAGCTGGCGGGCGGCACCACGACGATCACCAACATCGGCGTTTTCGGCGTGGATTCCGGCACGCCGATCCTCAATCCCGGACAGACCGCGATACTCGCGGTCGGGGCGGTGCGCCGGATGCCGTGGGTGGTGCACGACGAGCAGGGCGAACGCATCGAACCGCGCTCGGTGCTGCAACTCGCGCTGTCGTTCGATCACCGGGTGATGGACGGCCAGCAGGGCTCCGAACTGCTGGCGGACACCGCCGCGGTCCTGGCCGATCCCGGAATGGCGTTGCTTTGA
- a CDS encoding transketolase C-terminal domain-containing protein, translating into MTGTAIAHALNRGLRDALAADNKVLLLGEDIGRLGGVFRVTAELQKDFGESRVVDAPLGEAGIVGSAIGLAMAGYRPVCEIQFDGFTFPAMNQIVTQLAKYRHRSGGLVSLPVVIRIPVGGGIGAIEHHGESPEAYFAHTAGLRVLSPSTAQDAYDLIGQAVRCDDPVVFLEPKRSYWRKGELDTATQPSAMDSARVVRRGGDLTLVAYGALVPIALEAAEALAEEGRDVEVVDLRSLSPVDDETVVESVRRTGRLVIAHEASRTAGLGGELAARVQAAAFYSLEAPIVRVTGHDTPYPAARLEADWLPNLDRILEGCDESYAH; encoded by the coding sequence ATGACGGGCACCGCGATCGCCCACGCCTTGAACCGCGGTCTGCGCGACGCGCTGGCCGCGGACAACAAGGTGTTGCTGCTCGGCGAGGACATCGGGCGTCTCGGCGGCGTTTTCCGCGTCACTGCCGAGTTGCAGAAGGACTTCGGCGAGTCGCGGGTGGTCGACGCGCCGCTCGGTGAAGCGGGGATCGTCGGCAGCGCGATCGGGTTGGCGATGGCCGGGTACCGGCCGGTCTGCGAGATCCAGTTCGACGGCTTCACCTTCCCGGCGATGAACCAGATCGTGACTCAGCTGGCGAAGTACCGGCACCGGTCCGGGGGTCTGGTGTCGCTGCCGGTGGTGATCCGGATTCCCGTCGGCGGCGGTATCGGGGCGATCGAGCACCACGGCGAGTCGCCCGAGGCGTACTTCGCGCACACGGCCGGATTGCGGGTGCTGAGCCCGTCCACCGCGCAGGACGCCTACGACCTGATCGGGCAGGCCGTCCGCTGCGACGATCCGGTCGTGTTCCTGGAGCCGAAGCGCTCCTACTGGCGCAAGGGCGAACTCGACACCGCGACACAACCGTCCGCAATGGATAGTGCGCGGGTGGTTCGGCGCGGCGGCGACCTGACCTTGGTGGCGTACGGAGCGCTGGTGCCGATCGCGCTGGAAGCGGCCGAAGCGCTGGCCGAAGAAGGCCGCGACGTCGAGGTCGTCGACCTGCGGTCGCTCTCGCCCGTGGACGACGAGACGGTGGTGGAGTCGGTGCGGCGCACCGGACGGCTGGTCATCGCGCACGAGGCTTCGCGGACCGCCGGACTCGGCGGCGAACTCGCAGCCCGGGTGCAGGCCGCCGCGTTCTACTCGCTGGAGGCACCGATCGTGCGCGTCACCGGGCACGACACCCCGTACCCGGCTGCGCGGCTGGAAGCGGACTGGTTGCCGAACCTCGATCGCATCCTGGAGGGCTGCGACGAGTCCTACGCGCATTGA
- a CDS encoding sodium:solute symporter family protein: MHPLDWAVVAGYLLVMLGIGIWAHRQVADTADFFTAGGRMPWWLAGISHHMSGYSAVVFVAYAGVAYEQGIVSYVVFMFPLAIATGIGAFLFAPKWNRLRLHYGIASPLEYLARRFNVTTQQVLAWSGSLLKVFDVAAKWSAIALLLQEFVGVPLVWGIVITAVVTLVYCTAGGLWADALTELGQFVIQGVAAFAMIAAVGIALADKGLNYATFWSALPSGHTDPTTSDYPAYFLLVYVIVKTFEYNGGMWNLAQRYIATPDARAARRTALLSSGLYLLWPVVLMLPMFAGPLLVQVSDPEDVYAEMALQFLPAGLLGLVLVGVFSHTMAMAASDATAISAVMTRDVLPKIWRRAKGFTDKQFLAAGRVLTVAFVFLSVVIAINAENLGGVLGIIVAWVGALIGPISIPMMLGMLRPFRRIGPAAALSSWAGGLITFAVTKYVLQLQEAITVVSPVLVSLALFGLVGTLHRDAPPAAEEITAALAEDERESAAQPTAP, from the coding sequence ATGCATCCGCTGGACTGGGCGGTCGTGGCAGGCTACCTGCTGGTCATGCTGGGCATCGGGATCTGGGCGCACCGCCAGGTCGCAGACACCGCGGACTTCTTCACCGCAGGCGGGCGGATGCCGTGGTGGCTGGCCGGGATCTCGCACCACATGTCCGGCTACAGCGCGGTCGTGTTCGTCGCCTACGCTGGAGTGGCCTACGAGCAGGGCATCGTGTCCTACGTCGTGTTCATGTTCCCGCTCGCGATCGCCACCGGCATCGGCGCCTTCCTGTTCGCGCCGAAGTGGAACAGGCTGCGCCTGCACTACGGCATCGCCTCCCCGCTGGAGTACCTCGCGCGCCGGTTCAACGTCACCACGCAGCAGGTGCTGGCGTGGAGCGGGTCGCTGCTGAAGGTCTTCGACGTGGCGGCGAAGTGGTCGGCGATCGCCCTGCTGCTGCAGGAGTTCGTCGGCGTGCCGCTGGTGTGGGGCATCGTCATCACCGCCGTGGTCACGCTCGTGTACTGCACCGCCGGGGGCCTTTGGGCGGACGCGCTGACCGAGCTCGGGCAGTTCGTCATCCAGGGCGTCGCGGCGTTCGCGATGATCGCGGCGGTCGGTATCGCGTTGGCGGACAAGGGGTTGAACTACGCGACGTTCTGGAGCGCGCTGCCGTCCGGGCACACCGACCCGACCACGAGCGACTACCCCGCCTACTTCCTGCTGGTGTACGTGATCGTGAAGACCTTCGAGTACAACGGCGGCATGTGGAACCTGGCGCAGCGCTACATCGCCACCCCCGATGCCCGCGCCGCCCGCCGCACCGCGCTGCTGTCCAGCGGCTTGTACCTGCTGTGGCCGGTCGTGCTGATGCTGCCGATGTTCGCCGGGCCGCTGCTGGTGCAGGTGTCCGACCCGGAGGACGTCTACGCCGAGATGGCCCTGCAATTCCTGCCCGCGGGCCTGCTCGGACTGGTGCTCGTCGGCGTCTTCTCGCACACGATGGCCATGGCCGCCTCCGACGCCACCGCCATCTCCGCGGTGATGACCCGCGACGTGCTGCCGAAGATCTGGCGCCGCGCCAAGGGATTCACCGACAAGCAGTTCCTGGCGGCGGGCCGGGTGCTGACCGTGGCGTTCGTGTTCCTCAGCGTCGTGATCGCCATCAACGCCGAAAACCTCGGCGGGGTGTTGGGCATCATCGTCGCATGGGTCGGTGCGCTGATCGGGCCGATCTCGATCCCGATGATGCTGGGGATGCTGCGCCCGTTCCGGCGCATCGGGCCGGCCGCGGCGCTGTCCTCGTGGGCAGGCGGGCTGATCACGTTCGCGGTCACCAAGTACGTGCTGCAACTGCAGGAAGCGATCACCGTGGTCTCGCCGGTGCTCGTGTCGCTGGCGCTGTTCGGACTCGTAGGAACGCTGCACCGGGACGCTCCCCCGGCTGCCGAGGAGATCACCGCCGCCCTTGCCGAGGACGAGCGCGAATCCGCGGCCCAGCCGACGGCTCCGTAA
- a CDS encoding thiamine pyrophosphate-dependent enzyme — protein MDPSPSPPEPWSALDAEGRLTAHELLPSGDDALDLHRAHRDMVLARRLDTEAIALQRQGELGLWPSLLGQEAAQVGAASALHERDVVFPTYREHAAAWCRGVDPVDLLGLFRGTTLGGWDPHERGFNLYTLVIGAHTLHGVGYAMGIVRDGDVGTGDPGRDRAVLVFLGDGALSEGETNEAFVWAAAQNLPVVFFCQNNQWAISAPYSVQSRVPAAQRSQGFGFPGVRVDGNDVVACHAAAHEALSTARRGGGPTLIEAVTYRRNPHTTSDDDSRYRAAAENDDWAQRDPIERLRSHLGESSESLRAEEDRLADRLRRGCRELPVPAPDSPFRHTFAELPRELAKQLEEHLAFVQGQQA, from the coding sequence ATGGACCCCTCGCCGTCCCCGCCCGAGCCGTGGTCCGCGCTCGACGCCGAAGGCCGGTTGACCGCGCACGAGCTGCTGCCGAGCGGTGACGATGCGCTCGACCTGCACCGCGCCCACCGCGACATGGTGCTGGCGCGGCGGCTGGACACCGAGGCGATCGCCTTGCAGCGCCAGGGCGAGCTCGGGCTCTGGCCGTCGCTGCTGGGACAGGAGGCCGCGCAGGTCGGCGCCGCCTCGGCGTTGCACGAACGGGACGTGGTGTTCCCGACCTACCGCGAGCACGCGGCCGCCTGGTGCCGCGGCGTGGACCCGGTGGACCTGCTGGGGCTCTTCCGCGGCACGACCCTCGGCGGCTGGGATCCGCACGAGCGCGGCTTCAACCTGTACACGCTGGTGATCGGCGCGCACACGTTGCACGGGGTCGGCTACGCGATGGGCATCGTGCGCGACGGCGACGTGGGCACCGGAGACCCGGGGCGGGACCGCGCGGTGCTGGTGTTCCTGGGCGACGGCGCGCTCAGCGAAGGCGAGACGAACGAGGCGTTCGTCTGGGCGGCGGCGCAGAACCTGCCGGTGGTGTTCTTCTGCCAGAACAACCAGTGGGCGATCTCCGCGCCCTATTCAGTGCAGAGCCGGGTTCCCGCCGCGCAGCGTTCGCAGGGATTCGGCTTCCCGGGCGTGCGGGTCGACGGCAACGATGTGGTGGCCTGCCACGCGGCCGCGCACGAGGCGCTCAGCACCGCCCGGCGCGGCGGCGGACCGACGCTGATCGAGGCGGTCACCTACCGCCGCAACCCGCACACCACCTCCGACGACGACTCGCGCTACCGCGCCGCGGCGGAGAACGACGACTGGGCGCAGCGGGACCCGATCGAACGGCTGCGGTCGCACCTCGGCGAATCCAGCGAATCGCTGCGGGCCGAAGAGGACCGGCTGGCCGACCGGCTGCGCCGCGGTTGCCGCGAACTTCCCGTGCCTGCCCCGGATTCGCCGTTCCGGCACACCTTCGCCGAGCTGCCGCGGGAACTGGCCAAGCAGCTCGAGGAGCACCTCGCGTTCGTGCAAGGGCAGCAGGCATGA
- a CDS encoding Lrp/AsnC family transcriptional regulator has translation MDDTDRRIVEILRTRARTPVSEIGRQVGLSSAPVSRRIERLERDGVLKGYVAITDDAAVGELDAFTEIRLTGATDTAEIEQIAKQVPEVQQYFTTSGDPDALVRFRVRNVDDLQRVVNAIRRTGKVAGTKTLIVMASWDRNLDG, from the coding sequence ATGGACGACACGGACCGGCGGATCGTCGAGATCCTGCGAACCCGGGCGCGCACGCCCGTCAGCGAGATCGGCAGGCAGGTCGGACTCTCCAGCGCGCCGGTGTCCCGCCGGATCGAACGCCTCGAACGCGACGGCGTGCTGAAGGGCTACGTGGCGATCACCGACGACGCCGCGGTGGGGGAGTTGGACGCCTTCACCGAGATCCGCCTGACCGGCGCCACCGACACCGCCGAGATCGAGCAGATCGCCAAGCAGGTGCCCGAGGTCCAGCAGTACTTCACCACCTCCGGCGACCCGGACGCGCTGGTGCGCTTCCGGGTGCGCAACGTCGACGACCTGCAACGGGTCGTCAACGCCATCCGGCGCACCGGGAAGGTGGCGGGCACCAAGACGCTGATCGTGATGGCCTCGTGGGACCGCAACTTGGACGGTTGA
- a CDS encoding glycoside hydrolase family 2 TIM barrel-domain containing protein, with protein sequence MVNARFSRRQVVLGAAAVPLAWSVLPRAVSAAPSPMREQVELDTGWSFRFGERGDWQRIRLPHSWNARDGQDGGDDYRRGAGWYRRELPLSAESAGRRAFLEFDGANTTTDVWLNGVHSGQHSGGYTRFRFDVTEVLRPGANDLLVRVDNGENPDVAPLSADFTFFGGLYRGVRLQLTDPVHLDLLDHGGPGVYLRQREVRADAATVEVTAKLANDSEQAQHVDVRATIIDDDGRVVAEESAPAVSLAAGGRRQCTFPVHIGSPRLWNGRADPHVHRVQVQLREAETGRPLDAVTEPLGLRTFAVSPSDGFSLNGEPLRLHGVNRHQDRRGKGFAVHDGDHEQDFALMREMGVNALRTAHYPQDPLVYDLADSAGFAVYTEVPWVNEITDSAAFRDNVKQQLRELIRQHYNHPSVLFWGIGNELGFHQTDKDPQINALLAELAELVRTEDLERASAYANVLKRADDDPFTEHAELSGYNRYEGWYEGTADQFGQWADSLHAADPMRKIAVTEYGAGANIDQHGPASLAAPPVPDGQWHPEEYQALLHESFIAQIDERPYLWGTFLWNMFDFASDSRDEGAAPGINDKGLVTHDRAVRKDAFHCYKAHWSDEAVLHITSRRWTHRTEPDTTVRVYSNAESVALTLNGAPLGDGTRDGRVFSWPVRLRPGSNVLTAQAEVHGSVHTDEVTWQLSQQ encoded by the coding sequence ATGGTCAACGCGCGGTTCTCCCGGCGTCAGGTCGTCCTCGGCGCCGCTGCGGTACCACTGGCATGGTCCGTCTTGCCGCGCGCGGTCTCCGCGGCACCGTCCCCTATGCGGGAACAGGTCGAGCTGGACACCGGTTGGTCGTTCCGCTTCGGCGAGCGGGGCGATTGGCAGCGCATTCGGTTGCCGCACAGCTGGAACGCCCGCGACGGTCAGGACGGCGGTGACGATTACCGGCGCGGTGCCGGTTGGTATCGGCGCGAGTTGCCGTTGAGCGCGGAATCGGCCGGCAGGCGCGCCTTTCTGGAATTCGACGGTGCGAACACGACCACCGACGTGTGGCTCAACGGTGTTCACTCGGGACAGCACAGCGGCGGCTACACGCGGTTCCGGTTCGACGTGACCGAGGTGCTGCGCCCCGGTGCGAACGACTTGCTAGTTCGCGTGGACAACGGGGAAAATCCGGATGTGGCGCCACTTTCGGCGGACTTCACGTTCTTCGGCGGGCTGTACCGAGGTGTTCGCCTGCAGCTGACCGACCCGGTGCACCTGGACTTGCTCGATCACGGCGGGCCGGGCGTCTACCTGCGGCAGCGCGAGGTTCGCGCGGATGCGGCCACGGTGGAGGTCACGGCGAAACTGGCCAACGATTCCGAGCAGGCCCAACACGTGGATGTGCGCGCCACGATCATCGACGACGACGGTCGCGTGGTGGCGGAGGAATCCGCGCCTGCCGTGTCCCTTGCCGCTGGCGGGCGGCGACAGTGCACCTTCCCGGTCCACATCGGATCACCGCGGCTGTGGAACGGGCGCGCCGACCCGCATGTGCACCGCGTGCAGGTGCAGCTGCGGGAAGCGGAAACCGGCAGGCCGCTCGACGCCGTGACGGAACCGTTGGGGTTGCGGACGTTCGCCGTCTCGCCGTCCGACGGGTTCTCGCTCAACGGCGAACCCCTGCGGCTGCACGGTGTCAACCGGCACCAAGACCGGCGGGGCAAGGGATTCGCCGTCCACGACGGCGACCACGAGCAGGATTTCGCGCTGATGCGCGAGATGGGCGTCAACGCGCTGCGCACCGCGCACTATCCGCAGGACCCGCTGGTCTACGATCTCGCCGACTCCGCGGGTTTCGCGGTTTACACCGAGGTTCCGTGGGTCAACGAGATCACCGACTCAGCGGCCTTCCGGGACAACGTCAAGCAGCAGCTGCGCGAGCTGATCCGGCAGCACTACAACCACCCTTCGGTGCTGTTCTGGGGCATCGGCAACGAGCTGGGCTTCCACCAGACGGACAAGGACCCGCAGATCAACGCGCTGCTGGCAGAACTCGCCGAGCTGGTCCGCACCGAGGACCTGGAACGCGCCTCCGCCTACGCCAACGTGCTCAAACGCGCCGACGACGACCCGTTCACCGAGCACGCCGAGCTGTCCGGCTACAACCGCTACGAGGGCTGGTACGAGGGCACGGCAGACCAGTTCGGACAGTGGGCCGATTCCCTGCACGCCGCCGATCCGATGCGCAAGATCGCGGTTACCGAGTACGGCGCCGGAGCCAACATCGACCAGCACGGCCCCGCATCACTGGCCGCGCCACCGGTTCCGGACGGGCAGTGGCATCCCGAGGAATACCAGGCGTTGCTGCACGAATCCTTCATCGCCCAGATCGACGAGCGCCCGTACCTGTGGGGAACGTTCTTGTGGAACATGTTCGACTTCGCCTCCGACAGCCGCGATGAGGGCGCTGCGCCCGGCATCAACGACAAGGGTCTGGTCACCCACGACCGTGCCGTCCGCAAAGACGCCTTCCACTGCTACAAAGCACATTGGAGCGACGAAGCGGTTCTGCACATCACCAGCAGGCGGTGGACGCACCGAACGGAGCCGGACACGACCGTGCGGGTGTACTCCAACGCCGAATCGGTGGCACTGACCCTCAACGGCGCGCCGCTCGGCGACGGCACGCGCGACGGCCGGGTGTTCAGTTGGCCGGTGCGCTTGCGGCCGGGCTCGAACGTGCTCACCGCACAGGCCGAAGTGCACGGATCGGTGCACACCGACGAGGTCACCTGGCAGCTGAGCCAGCAGTGA